From a single Vitis vinifera cultivar Pinot Noir 40024 chromosome 18, ASM3070453v1 genomic region:
- the LOC100253943 gene encoding probable calcium-binding protein CML41 — translation MATAAVTATASKSSKWFSSKTTKLSLPRVGSKSKSSSSSPCPSPSLVLGPKKSSKEDELRQVFGYFDSDGDGRISGEELRVYFQSIGESMSHEEAQKVIGDFDVDGDSLLEFQDFVRLMEQSSEMDDDLKRAFQMFEVEKGCGCITPKGLQQMFNRLGDSKTYEECVAMIRVFDLDGNGVLDFHEFHRMMT, via the coding sequence ATGGCCACTGCTGCTGTCACGGCCACTGCTTCCAAGTCCTCCAAGTGGTTCTCCAGCAAAACTACTAAACTCAGCCTCCCTCGCGTTGGATCCAAATCCAAATCCTCATCCTCGAGCCCATGCCCTTCTCCATCTCTAGTCCTTGGACCAAAGAAGAGCTCAAAAGAAGATGAGCTCCGACAAGTTTTTGGTTACTTCGACAGTGATGGAGATGGGAGGATATCGGGTGAGGAGCTTAGAGTTTACTTCCAGTCTATCGGGGAGTCCATGTCGCATGAGGAGGCGCAAAAAGTGATTGGCGATTTCGATGTCGATGGTGACAGCTTACTAGAATTTCAAGACTTTGTTCGATTGATGGAGCAAAGCAGCGAGATGGATGATGACCTTAAGAGGGCTTTCCAGATGTTCGAAGTGGAAAAGGGTTGCGGGTGCATCACCCCAAAAGGACTGCAACAGATGTTCAACAGGCTGGGAGATTCCAAAACTTACGAGGAGTGTGTGGCAATGATTCGAGTGTTTGATCTTGATGGCAACGGAGTGCTCGACTTCCATGAGTTTCACCGGATGATGACTTGA